The Stigmatella ashevillena genomic sequence TTGACCTTCCTCTGCCTCGCTTATGATGATCGTCAGCATCTACCACCCAATCGAAGTGAACTTTATCGACAGGCGCTGGATATTCTGATGGAGCGCTGGGCCGCATCCAAACGTGTCCACAATGAACCTGTCTACCGTGAACTTCATTCGCGACTGGAGGTGCAAATGCTCGCAGAAGTAGCAGCTCCTGCATTCCAAAACAACAGGTACTTCTTCACTCGTCGCGAACTAGCTTATGGAATCAGCGAGTTTTTGCGCGAAGAACTTAATGCCCCCAAGCATCTGAATGCCGATCAAGTAATAGATGCCATCGAACTTCAGCAGGGACTGCTCGTCCAGCGAGCCACTGATGCTTGGTCGTTTTCACATCTCACGCTTCAGGAATATTTAACAGCCTTATGGTACGTGGATAATCGTAAAGTTGACTTCCTCATCGACAAGCACCTGTCAGACGTTCGCTGGAGAGAAATCTTCATTCTTGCCGCCGGAATCGCTAGCAAAGCAGATGACATGCTCTTGCAGATGCAGAAAGCCTCAACTAAATTGCTAGTCAATACTCCTTGGGCTGTTCAATGCCTGAACTGGAGCACCGATAGGACTCCGCCAGCGGACAATGCCTTGCAGGGAGCAGCCAATCGTGCCTGGAGTCTTTATCTCTGCCTCGAACACGCACTCCTCACAAATGCCTCGCATAGCAGACACTCGATGGCCACTGTAGACAAATTTGTCGCTGTAGACAAACTTGCCTTAAGCCTTTCTGTTGACCTTGCGCTTGACCGTGTTCTCAGCCGCGCCCAAGAGCACATCAACGAAATTCCCTCCAATCGCAACCCGGGCCATACAACAACTATCAATCCTCTCAACCACAACCGCAACGTCTTCTTTAATCTCATTTGCAGCTACCTGGCCCTAGAAAGCGCCGATGTCGCCATAAAAAAAGCCTTCCAAGATAGTATCCACATTAAAAATCGTGAAGAAACCATACTCCAGAGTAAAAAAATCTTAGACTCATTAAGGGAGAGCGTATATAATCTCATACAATCAGCTAGCGAAATATCAGACAACAAAGCCTTTACGACCTGGACACGTCCTTCCTCGACACTTTTCGATACGGTTCCGAAGCCACCACCTGTTCCTTCTACAACGGAATTACGTGCCCTGGAATCATACCTATACGTTTGTCAATTGATTTTGAGCTGCCAGGCTGCGGCTACACGCGTCAGCCGACCTGCTTGGGAGGATATCTGCCAGCGCATGATGACCCCTCCGGTGAAGCCATATTCTAAAATTTCTCAAGCGCGCCGCCACCGGAAGACTCGTGAATAGTTGGCTCAAAGCGTCTACCCAACAACGTTGGTTATTCGACTTCTCGCAATGAACCTCTAAATTTACAGCACACTTTTGGTCCTATTCTCAGCTTGTTCTACAACGGACCCGACACAGCTCAACCAAGTGGTCATTCCATGGGGCTTCCATGGGGTCCCTTCGTTGCACCGGAGCCCGTTGTACTTCCAGTGACTGTTAGCCTGACGCGCCACATGGCCGTCATGGCAGATCTAGATGCACAGAAGCAGTAAGATCCGGAAAAATTCCCAGAGTCCACACTAAGTTCGAGTTTCGCACTTTTGAGAGCGTTCAAAGGGAGCATTCTCAGAGGAGAAACAGGCCTTTCAGGGGGAAGAGAGAGAGTTTCGAAGGACCTATGGAACTCCGAGGGGCGCTGAAAACTCCGGCCTCGGGAGCATTGGTACAGCGTAGACCGCCCTTGAAGAGTCACTCTCTCCGAGGGCGAATACCTCAAGATGGAACGTGAGCCAACATATGCTCATACCCAAGGGAATGGTTTTATCCCTCTCAAAAGTGGTCGGGTGGTCCGGGCGATTGCTCCCCCGGGGCTCCCACGGAGCCGGACGTGCGCAACTCACGCATCCGGCTCTTCGTCGCATGGTTTCGCCATGAGCAGACGACTGTACATCCTCACGCTTCCCCTGGCTTTGCGCCAGCTCCGCTATCCGTCGAAGTGACGTTGACACGGTGCTTGGGGCTCCGTGTCCCCACCGTGTTTCCCTCCTACGGTTCCTCCATACCTTCCACTCTCCCCGGCCGACGAGGCATTACCCCCGCCTTTGGATACGGCGCACCTCATCCGGGCGCCGTATGGACTTCAATCCTTCTGACCAGTGCGCTGCCCAGCGCACAGTACGAGGCGCTCCGACTCCCTGTCGTTCTGCCTGCACGGCTTCGTTTCCTTCGCCATGGCAATACCATCGCCACCCATCTTTCGCTCTCAGGAAGGTCGGGCGCCCATCCTTGAGCCAGGGTTGTTCTCCGGCGTCACCAACCGGTCTTCTGTCATGGAAACGTCAGGGCCTCCCCAGGTTCCTGAGCAACCCCCTGTGGACGTGCCCCAGTCTTCGACCCCGGTGAGACCGGGAGCTCAGGCCGTTCAATCTCCCATGCGGCCTTCCGCTGTTTCGACGGCGTCGACTCTCGCGACAAGTTCCTTTCGGGGCTCCATCACGCGGCCCGCCCACTCTCGCTGTCTACGCTTCGCAGCCCGGGTTACCCCTGCACCACGCAAGACTCGCTTCCGGCCAGTAGCCTACTTTGCCGGGCAGGATTCGCACCTGCTGGGTTGCTCGTGAAGTTTCTGTTCTACATCGCTTCCTCTTCACCCAAGCTTTGCCTGGCGCACCGAAAATCGAACGTAAGCGTTCACCGGACTGGGCTGTCTGAGGGGCGAGCGGGAGAGAACAGAGGGCAGAGGAATCTGTCGACAGGGTAGGCCGAGGAAGATACTACCTGTGAGGTGAGCCCAGGAGATGCCAGAGATGTCCGAATCGCGGAGCTGGAAGCGCAGGTGGCGCAGAGGGACGAGCGCATTGCGCAGCTGATGGCGCTGGTGAGTGCGCTCACCCAAAGGGTGGCGGAACTGGAGCAGCGGCTGGCCCAGAACTCCAGCAACTCCTCGCGTCCCCCCTCATCTGATGCGCCTGGCAGCCCGCGCCCCGGGAAGAAGCTCACCGGGAAGAGACCCGGCGGCCAGCCCGGACACAAGAAGCATGAGCGAAGGCTGGTGCCGTCCGAGGCCGTGCAGCACTTCGTCGAGTTGGTTCCCACGCAGTGCAAGAGCTGTCGCAGAAAGCTGGTAGGGCGGGACGCAAAGCCGCAGCGGCATCAAGTGGTGGAGGTGCCGCCCCTGTCAGCCGTCATCACCGAGTACCGCAGCCACGCGTTGGAGTGCAGCGCGTGCGGTACGGTGACGCGACAGCCGGTGCCTGCGCATGCGCGCAGCGCCTTCGGGGACAGGTTGGGTGCCCTGGCCAGCCTCCTTGTGGGCAAGTACCGGCTGTCCAAGCGGCTGGTGAAGGACGCGCTGTCAGACATGCTGGGTGTCGAATTGTGTGTGGGCAGTGTGGTGAACCTCGAAGAGGAGATGGCCGATGCGCTGGCGCCTGGGGTGGCTCAAGCCGCTCAGTGCGTGCAGTCAGCCACCACGGTGCATGCGGATGAAACCGGATGGGTGGAGGGACGCGAGGGCGGCCGAGGCAAGCGCGCTTGGCTGTGGATGGTGGCCACCGCGCGGGTGGCCCTCTTCCATATCGCCACGAGTCGAGGCGGCAAGGTAGCGCGTACCCTGCTGGGAGAGGACTTCACCGGCTTCCTCGTCACCGACAGGTGGAGCGGCTACGCGTGGTACGACGCGGGCCTGCGGCAAGTGTGCTGGGCGCACCTCACCCGAGACTTCCAGGGCTTCATTGACCGCGGCGGTAAGGGCGGCCGCCTGGGCAAGAAGTTGATGCGCCAGAGAAACCGCTTCTTCACTTGGTACCACCGCGCGCGAGATGGGACCATGACTCGCCAAGAGTTCGAGAAGAGAATGCCCGAGGTAGAGCGCGAAGTGGGGCGACTGCTGCGCCGCGCCGCAGTGGGCGCGGAGAAGAAGACGGCAGGGATGGCCCGGGAGATTCTCCAGTGGGAAAAGTGTCTGTGGACGTTTGTCGACGTGCCGGGCCTGGAGCCAACCAATAATTTCGGCGAGAGGTGCCTCCGTCACGCCGTCATGTATAGGAAGACTTCCTTTGGCACTCAAGGCCCTCAGGGCAGTCGCTTCGTGGAACGGATCCTTACCGCTGTCACCACCCTCAAGCTCCAACAGCGCGGCGTGCTAAACTTCCTGACGGATACGTTACACACGCACCGACGCGGCCTTCAGACACCCTCGCTGCTGCCCGTTGCGGAGACTCCTCAGCTTGCCAACGCTGCCTGAGGTGGTGAACGGTTACAATCGAACTTAGAGCCGCCGACCCGTCGCGCGTGTGCGCAGGTTGTCGAGCAGCACGGCGAGCAGGAGAATCACCCCGCGCACCACGTACTGGTAGAAGGCCTGGATGTTCATCAGGTTCATCACGTTCTCGGCGATGCCCATGATGAGCACCCCCACCAGCACGCCTGAGATCGCGGCCCGCCCTCCCGCCAGGGACACACCACCCAGGACACAGGCGGAGATGACCGACAGCTCGAGTCCCTGAGCAGCATTCGGCTGGCCGCTGGTGATGCGCGAGGACAGCAGGATGCCGGCCACCGCGCAGAGCAATCCCTGGAGGGTAAAGATCCAGATCCGGATGGCCCCCACGTTGACGCCTGCCAGGCGCGAGGCATCCGGGTTGCCGCCGATGGCCAGGGTGTTGCGCCCGAACACCGTGCGGTTCAGCACGAAGCCGAAGAGCGCGAAGCAGAGCACCATGACGAGCACCGGCAGGGGAATCCCCAGCGGGGCGCTCATCGCGATGTCGAAGTAGGCCGGATCATCCACCCCCACCGCGCGTCCGTCGGAGGCGATCAGCGCCGAGCCGCGGACAATCTGCATCGTGGCCAGCGTCGTGATGAGCGCGTTGATCCGGAGCTTGGCAATCACCACGCCGTTGATGGCGCCCACCACCACGCCCGCCAGCAGCGCGGCCAGGATGCCGAGCAAGAGGTTCTCGGTGCTGTTGGACACCATCACCGCGACCATGCCGGCGAAGGCCACCGTCGAGCCCACGGACAGATCAAAGTCCCGCGAGGCCAGGCAGAGCATCATCGTGCAGGCGACGATGCCGATGGTGACGACGGATTGAAGCAGGCCCAGGATGTTCCGCTGCGTCATGAAGCTGGGAACCGTGACGCAGACGATGCCCAGGGCCAGCAGGAACAGGATGACGAGCCCCTGCTCTCCGAGCACGGCCCTTTTCAAGCGATCCATTTCAACATCCTCTCAAGCCGCCGTCCGGTCCGGCAGCGCCGCGGCCAGGATCTTCTCCTCGGCGAAGTCAGGCCGTTGAAACTCCGCGGCGATGCGGCCGCCGCACATCACCGCGATGCGGTCGCTGATGCCCATGACCTCGGGCAGCTCACTGGAGATGACAATGAGCGCAATGCCCTGCTCGGCCAACCCGTAGAGCACATCGTAGATCTCGCTCTTGGCGCCAACGTCGATACCACGCGTGGGCTCGTCGACGATGAAGATCTTGATGCCCTGCTCGGACAGCCAGCGGGACAAGATGACCTTCTGCTGGTTGCCGCCCGACAGGTTCTCGATGGCTTGCTTGCGCGACGGGGTCCGCACCCCCAACCGCTGGATGAAGGACTCGGCCATCTCGCCTTCCCGCCGGGTGTTCAGGATGCCGAAGGGCGAGAAGTGGCGGCGCGAGGAGATGGCGATGTTCTCCTCCACCGACTGGCCCTGAAGAATGCCATCGGCCTTGCGGTCCTCGGGACACAGCACGAGGCCCGCGCGCACCGCCTGCCGGGGATGATGAATGTGAACCGGAACCCCATCGATGCGCAGCTCGCCCGCGTGGCGTTTGTCAGCCCCATACAGGAGCCGCGCCAGCTCGCTGCGGCCGGCGCCCACCAGCCCGAAGAAGCCGAGGATCTCCCCCGCGCGAACCTCGAACCCCGAGGGGGCCGTCAGGCGCGAGCCCTCCAGTCCCGAGACGGAGAGGCGCACCGCGCCGGGCGTGCGGGCCCTCCAGCCCCAGATATCCTGGATCTCCCGGCCCACCATCTCCCGCACCAGCACCTCGCGCGTCAGCCCCTGCAAGGTGTCGTGCTGGGCCACCAACCGGCCATCCCGCAGCACGACGCAGCCATCACACAGGCGGAAGATCTCATCCAACCGGTGGGAGACATACAGGATGACCTTGCCGGCCGCGCGCAGCCGGTCCACCAGCCGGAAGAGGACTTCGCTCTCATGGGCAGACAGAGACGAGGTGGGCTCGTCCAGGGCGATGACCGAGGCGTCGAAGATGGCGGCCTTGGCGATCTCCACCATCTGCCGGGTGCCCAGTGACAGCTCGGCGACCTTGGCCTGGGGATTCACGTCGATGCCGGCCTCCCGCAGCACCGCACCGACCTTGGCGAACAGCTCCTTGAAGCGGACGACCCCGAACCGGGAGGGAAAGCGACCCAGCATGAGGTTCTCGGCCACCGTCAGCTCCGGCACGAGCTGAAGCTCCTGATGAACGACGGTCACCCCGGCGGCGATGGAATCGCGCGTCGAGGCAAAGCGATGCGCTTTTCCGCCGATGCGCAGCTCGCCCGTCTCGGGGGTGTAATCCCCCCCGAGGATCTTGATGAGCGTGGACTTGCCCGCGCCGTTCTCACCCAGCAGCCCAATGACCCGCCCCGCGGGGACCGAGAAGCTCAGCTCCTTGAGGGCCCGGACGCCGGGAAAGCTCTTGGTGATGTTCGTGAACTCGAGAAACGGCGCCATACGCCTCCCAGACAGCAGCGGTTACTGGAGGCCGAGTTCCTTGCGCACCGCTTGGTAGGACTCACGCGTCGCCAGCTTGCCGGAGGTGAGGATGAGCTTCTCCGGCTCCTTGTTCGACGTGATCCAGTTGTACATGTTGAGCGCCGTCTCATACCCATGGCGCTTCGGCGAGATGATGACACTGCCGTAGAACCCCGTCGGGGCGGGCTTCTTGAACTCATTGATGGCCGCATCCGAGCCGCCGATGCCCACGGCGATCACGTCCGTGGCCTTCAGCCCCGCCGCCTCGGACGCCCGGACGGCACCGAGCACCGCCTCGTCATTGAGACCAAACGCCACCCACTTCTTGATGCTGGCATTCTTGTTGAGAACCACGGTGGCTGCATTCAATGCCGCTTCCGTGTCGGTCTTGCTCTGGGGCGCATCGAAGATATTCGACGCCACGAAGCCATTCTGCTTCAGCACGGAGATGGCTCCCTCGACGCGGTCCTTGGCGGTGGGAAGTTGATCATAGGACACGCGGATGGCCCCCACCTCCTTCAGGTTCCAGCCACGGGCTTTGATCTGATCCACGATGGCTTGCCCCACGGCCTCGCCAATCTTGGTGGCCGAGATGCCCATGTGCGGCACGTTCTCGAGCGGCTTGCCCTTGCTGTTCACCAGCCGGTCATCCACCGTCATGAGCTTGAGCTGGTTGGCGGTGGCACGCGCCACCAACCCCGGCCCCAGCTTGACGTCTGGGGTGCAAATCACCACGCCTTGAGCGCCTTGGGCACCCAGGTTGTCGATGGCTGACAATGCTTTCTCGCCGTCCTCAGCGCCAATCTTGACCAGGGTAAAGCCCTTCTCCTTGGCCGCGATGTCCGCAAACTTCCATTCATCCTGGAACCAGGGCTCCTCGGGCTGTTTGACGACGAAGCCAATCTTGACATCGGCAGCAGAGGACGCAGTCGACGCCATGAGCACAGACATGGCACAAGCCATGAACAGCTTTTTCACGAAGCGCATTGTTTCCCCTCTAAGGTGGAAAGCCTTTGAGACAGGTTGTGTCCTACGGCTGCTGCTTATTCAGCAGAAGTCAATCGGCCCGCGGAGGGTAGTGCCTGAGATGAATTAGTCAATGGCCACAAACCCAGGGCGTGTCTATGGCGCCTCGGCGACGAGGAGCGCCTCCACGTTGCCGGCGGGCCCGGGCACGGGACAGTCCATCACGCCTCGCACCGCGAGCCCCTGATCCCGGACAAAAGCCGCCACCGCATCAATGGCCGCCTGACGGGCCGCCTCATCCCGCACCACGCCCCCCTTGCCAATGTTCTCCCGCCCCACCTCGAACTGCGGCTTCACCAGGGCCACCAGCAGCCCGCCCGCCTCCAGGAACGGCACCACGGAGGGAAGCACCTGGGTGAGGGAGATGAAGCTCACGTCGATGACGATGACACCGGCCTTCTCGGGCAGATCCTCGGCGGTGAGGTAGCGCGCGTTGACCCGCTCCCGCGAGCGCACCCGCGCATCGGTCCTGAGCTTCTCGTGGAGCTGGCCATACCCCACATCGATGGCGTGCACGCGCAGGGCCCCTTCCTGCAAGAGGCAGTCGGTAAAGCCCCCCGTGCTGGCGCCGATGTCCGCGCCCACCTTGCCCCGCACCTCCAGCCCGAAGCGATCCATGGCCGCCTTGAGCTTGAGGCCGCCGCGCGACACATAGGGAAGGACCTCGCCCTTGAGGCGCATCTCTGCTTCCACGGGCACCAGGGCCCCGGGCTTGTCCACCCGCTGATCGCCCACCACCACCTGACCGGCGAGGATGAGCGCCTGCGCTTTCGTCCGGGACTCGGCCAGGCCCCGCTCCACCACCAGAATGTCCAGGCGCTCCTTCCGAAGCTTCATCGTCCCATCTCCAGCAGGGCCCTCCCGGCACGCCGCATGCCCGCGGCGTCCAGCCCCAGCTCCGCGCGCTGTGCCCGCGCATCTCCGTGCGGAATGAAGGCATCGGGCATGCCCATCAGCCGGACGCGCGGGGAGCATCCCTGCGCGGCATAGAGCTCCAGCACCGCGCTTCCCAGACCGCCGCGCGTCGTCCCCTCTTCCACCACCACCACATGCCCACACGCCGCGGCTTCCAGCAGGGCAGGCTCATCCAAAGGGCTCACCCATCGCGGATCCAACACGCTCCAGCCGGGCTCGGCGCGAGCGGCCTCCAGCGCGGCCAGGGCCAACGGCCCCAGCGCCACCAGGGTGAGCCGCGGCGCCGCGGCCCGGAGCAACCAGCGGGCGCCCTGGACGGGGCTCGTCCCGGCGGCGTGCAGTTCGGGAGGCATCCCTGGCAGGGTGCCCCGGGGGAAGCGGATGGCACTGGGGCCTGGGGCCGCGAGCGCGGCGGCCAGCAGGGGTGCCAAGTCCTCGCCCACCACGGGCGCCATCAAGGCCAACCCGGGCAACGCCCGGAGGGAGGAGAGATCATACGTCCCCTGGTGCGTGGCTCCATCCGCTCCCACCAGTCCCGCGCGGTCCACCGCGAAGAGAACGGGGAGCCCCGGCAGGCACACGTCGTGGACCACCTGGTCGAACGCGCGCTGCAGGAAGGTGGAGTAGATGACGCACACAGGCCGGGCCCCCGCAGCGGCCAGCCCCGCGCAGAAGGTGACGGCGTGCTGCTCGGCGATCCCCACATCGTGCACACGGTCCGGGTAACGGGCCTTCAAGTCCACCAGCGCGGAGCCCTCCAGCATGGCGGGCGTCACCACCACCACGCGAGGGTCCACCGCCATCGCATCGTCGAGGGCGGCGGCAAAAGCCTCGCTGAAGGTGCGCTGGCCTCCGCGCGAGCGCACCAGCTTTCCATCCCGCCACTCGTAGGGGCCCATGGCGTGGCCGCGCGTCTGCACGTCCGCCTCCGCGGGAGGAAAACCACGCCCCTTCTGGGTCATCGCGTGCACCACCACCGGCCGCGAGGAGTTGCGCGCCTCGCGCAGCGCCTTCAGCAGCGCCCCCAGGTCGTGTCCGTCCACGGGCCCCAGATAGGTGAAGCCCAGGCCCTCGAAGAAGGCCCGGGCCTCCCGGGTCCGCAGCAGCGCGGGAATGGCCCCCACGTTGGCCGAAATGGACATCTGGTTGTCGTTGAGCAGCACCACCAGGGGCAGGTGCGAACCGCCCGCGTTGTTGAGGCCCTCGAAGGAGAGTCCTCCGGTGAGCGCGCCATCGCCCAGCACGGCCACCACGTGCCCAGTCCGGCCCATCAGGCGCTTGCCCTCGAGCATTCCCAGCCCAGCCGAGACGGCGGTGCAGGAATGGCCCGCGGCGAGCGCATCCAATGGGCTCTCGCGCGGATCCAGAAAGGGCGCGATGCCCCCGGCCTGCCGGAGCGTGCCCATGCGCTCGCGCCTGCCCGTGAGCAGTTTGTGCGCGTAGGCCTGGTGCCCCACATCGAAGAGGATGGAATCCTGCGGGGAGTGGAAGACGCGGTGAAGCGCCACCACCAGCTCCACGGCCCCCAACGAGGCCCCCAGGTGGCCGCCCACCCGGCCACACACGGTGATGATCTCCTCCCGGAGCTCCTCGCACAGCCGCGGCAGTTCGGACTCGGGAAGACTCCGGACGTCCGCGGGCGAGTGAATTCGCGGGAGGAGCCCCGTCACGACCTCCGCTCCACCACGTAGCGGGCGAGCGCCGCCAGCGGGCCGCCCGCCCCTTCCAGGGGTTCCACGGCGGCCACCGCCTCCGCCACCTTGTCCGCAGCCAGCTTCCGGGAAGCCTCCAGCCCCACCACCGCCGGGAAGGTGAAGCGGCCGGCCGCCGAGTCCGCTCCCACGGGCTTGCCCATGTCCTCGGCGGTCGCCGTCACATCCAGGATGTCATCGGCGATCTGAAAGGCCAGACCGATGGCCTCGCCATACGTGGTCGCCCGGGCCAGCGTCTCCGCGTTGCCCCCAGCGCCCAGCACGCCCATGCGGCACGCGACACGCAGCAGCGCCCCGGTCTTCATCCGGTGCAAACGCAGGAGATAGTCCAGGTGGGCTGGCCGGTCCTCGGCGACATCCAGCACCTGCCCCCCCACCATGCCTGCTGCTCCCGCGGCCCGGGCCAGCTCGCCACACAGCAGGCCACGGACCGGTTCGGGCCCCGAGCCCACCAGCGCGAAGGCTTCCGTGAGGAGCGCGTCCCCGGCAAGCAGCGCCATGCCCTCGCCATACACTTTGTGGTTGGTGGGCCGGCCCCGGCGCAGATCGTCGTTGTCCATGGACGGCAGGTCGTCATGCACCAACGAGTAGGTGTGGATGTACTCCACCGCGCACGCGGCATCCTCGACCGGGGCCAACGACGTGCTCTGCTGGGAGGTGGTGTCCGCGAACGTCAGGCACAACACCGGCCGCACCCGCTTTCCACCTGCCAGCAACGAGTAGCGCATGGCCTCCGCCAGGCGCGGAGGCGTCCCCGAGGGCTCCAGCCGGTCCGCGCGCGACTTCAGCAGGGCCTCCACGCGCGCCTGCTGGGTGGCCAGAAAGGACTCCAAGTGAAAGGTGCTCATGAACGTTCCCCTTCCTCGGACTCCGACACAGGTATCAACGCACGGATGCGGTTGATGAGCTTGTTGAGATCCAAGGGTTTGACGAAGTAGTCAGCGGCCCCCGCGTCCATCCCGCGGCGCCGGTCCTCCGGCTCGCCTCGGCCGCTGATGAAGATGACGGGGATGTCGCGGAAGCTCTCATTCTTCTTCACGGCCTTGCACAGCTCGAAACCATCGATCCAGGACATGTTCACGTCCAGGAGGATGAGGTGCGGGCGCCGCAGTTGCAGCGAGGAGATCAACCGCAGCCCGTTGGCCGCGCTCGACACCTCGAAGTTTTCGCTCTCGAGGGCCAACGCGAGCAGCTCTCGTGTATCGCGATCGTCATCAACGATGATGATTCTGGGCTTCTCCATGGCGCTCCCAAGAGAGGCTTCCATCAAAACGGGACATCATCTTCCGGGGGAGCCTTCGCGGCGGAGGGCTTCGGGGCCGCCGCGGAGGGCGGACGATTGCCCGGGGCCAGGGGGGCGATGGTTTCCCGTCCCTCCTCGTCCACCAGGAGTTGCTCGATGCGCTGCTCGGCCTCGTTGAGGAGCTTTTCACCCCGGCGAACCAGTCGAATGCCTTCCTCGAACGCCTTGAGCGACTCCTCGAGCGACAGGGAGCCCCCCTCCAGCTTCACCACCATCGCCTCCAACCGG encodes the following:
- a CDS encoding NACHT domain-containing protein, yielding MSTGIEEQLLEHTAAAAFQLVRDGLKGMKDFVAYENAIQRAMREYARKFLARYGNVKILNMEQPVPLNDIYVAAEWIPPIELKRFRSIEELQEMFLREGRQARTQRNLSKQRYDCLEIANKAQFLNILGTPGAGKSTFLRRLGLEALRPRSNWDDSVLRPLGLKAGLPSQERSRYKHDRLPILIELRRFRTEEIDLVKLLQHELTTCGLPEAERLLKALLKKGRLLLLLDGVDEVPGERLDKAITHIRDFVDRNSDNQFVISCRTAFYKDYFPRFRDVLLADFNDEQISRFVKNWFRLEQDSSHGIADEFLKILVDPANASARELANSPLLLTFLCLAYDDRQHLPPNRSELYRQALDILMERWAASKRVHNEPVYRELHSRLEVQMLAEVAAPAFQNNRYFFTRRELAYGISEFLREELNAPKHLNADQVIDAIELQQGLLVQRATDAWSFSHLTLQEYLTALWYVDNRKVDFLIDKHLSDVRWREIFILAAGIASKADDMLLQMQKASTKLLVNTPWAVQCLNWSTDRTPPADNALQGAANRAWSLYLCLEHALLTNASHSRHSMATVDKFVAVDKLALSLSVDLALDRVLSRAQEHINEIPSNRNPGHTTTINPLNHNRNVFFNLICSYLALESADVAIKKAFQDSIHIKNREETILQSKKILDSLRESVYNLIQSASEISDNKAFTTWTRPSSTLFDTVPKPPPVPSTTELRALESYLYVCQLILSCQAAATRVSRPAWEDICQRMMTPPVKPYSKISQARRHRKTRE
- the tnpC gene encoding IS66 family transposase, yielding MSPGDARDVRIAELEAQVAQRDERIAQLMALVSALTQRVAELEQRLAQNSSNSSRPPSSDAPGSPRPGKKLTGKRPGGQPGHKKHERRLVPSEAVQHFVELVPTQCKSCRRKLVGRDAKPQRHQVVEVPPLSAVITEYRSHALECSACGTVTRQPVPAHARSAFGDRLGALASLLVGKYRLSKRLVKDALSDMLGVELCVGSVVNLEEEMADALAPGVAQAAQCVQSATTVHADETGWVEGREGGRGKRAWLWMVATARVALFHIATSRGGKVARTLLGEDFTGFLVTDRWSGYAWYDAGLRQVCWAHLTRDFQGFIDRGGKGGRLGKKLMRQRNRFFTWYHRARDGTMTRQEFEKRMPEVEREVGRLLRRAAVGAEKKTAGMAREILQWEKCLWTFVDVPGLEPTNNFGERCLRHAVMYRKTSFGTQGPQGSRFVERILTAVTTLKLQQRGVLNFLTDTLHTHRRGLQTPSLLPVAETPQLANAA
- the araH gene encoding L-arabinose ABC transporter permease AraH produces the protein MDRLKRAVLGEQGLVILFLLALGIVCVTVPSFMTQRNILGLLQSVVTIGIVACTMMLCLASRDFDLSVGSTVAFAGMVAVMVSNSTENLLLGILAALLAGVVVGAINGVVIAKLRINALITTLATMQIVRGSALIASDGRAVGVDDPAYFDIAMSAPLGIPLPVLVMVLCFALFGFVLNRTVFGRNTLAIGGNPDASRLAGVNVGAIRIWIFTLQGLLCAVAGILLSSRITSGQPNAAQGLELSVISACVLGGVSLAGGRAAISGVLVGVLIMGIAENVMNLMNIQAFYQYVVRGVILLLAVLLDNLRTRATGRRL
- the araG gene encoding L-arabinose ABC transporter ATP-binding protein AraG, which codes for MAPFLEFTNITKSFPGVRALKELSFSVPAGRVIGLLGENGAGKSTLIKILGGDYTPETGELRIGGKAHRFASTRDSIAAGVTVVHQELQLVPELTVAENLMLGRFPSRFGVVRFKELFAKVGAVLREAGIDVNPQAKVAELSLGTRQMVEIAKAAIFDASVIALDEPTSSLSAHESEVLFRLVDRLRAAGKVILYVSHRLDEIFRLCDGCVVLRDGRLVAQHDTLQGLTREVLVREMVGREIQDIWGWRARTPGAVRLSVSGLEGSRLTAPSGFEVRAGEILGFFGLVGAGRSELARLLYGADKRHAGELRIDGVPVHIHHPRQAVRAGLVLCPEDRKADGILQGQSVEENIAISSRRHFSPFGILNTRREGEMAESFIQRLGVRTPSRKQAIENLSGGNQQKVILSRWLSEQGIKIFIVDEPTRGIDVGAKSEIYDVLYGLAEQGIALIVISSELPEVMGISDRIAVMCGGRIAAEFQRPDFAEEKILAAALPDRTAA
- a CDS encoding arabinose ABC transporter substrate-binding protein, with translation MRFVKKLFMACAMSVLMASTASSAADVKIGFVVKQPEEPWFQDEWKFADIAAKEKGFTLVKIGAEDGEKALSAIDNLGAQGAQGVVICTPDVKLGPGLVARATANQLKLMTVDDRLVNSKGKPLENVPHMGISATKIGEAVGQAIVDQIKARGWNLKEVGAIRVSYDQLPTAKDRVEGAISVLKQNGFVASNIFDAPQSKTDTEAALNAATVVLNKNASIKKWVAFGLNDEAVLGAVRASEAAGLKATDVIAVGIGGSDAAINEFKKPAPTGFYGSVIISPKRHGYETALNMYNWITSNKEPEKLILTSGKLATRESYQAVRKELGLQ
- a CDS encoding TlyA family RNA methyltransferase, producing the protein MKLRKERLDILVVERGLAESRTKAQALILAGQVVVGDQRVDKPGALVPVEAEMRLKGEVLPYVSRGGLKLKAAMDRFGLEVRGKVGADIGASTGGFTDCLLQEGALRVHAIDVGYGQLHEKLRTDARVRSRERVNARYLTAEDLPEKAGVIVIDVSFISLTQVLPSVVPFLEAGGLLVALVKPQFEVGRENIGKGGVVRDEAARQAAIDAVAAFVRDQGLAVRGVMDCPVPGPAGNVEALLVAEAP
- a CDS encoding 1-deoxy-D-xylulose-5-phosphate synthase, with product MTGLLPRIHSPADVRSLPESELPRLCEELREEIITVCGRVGGHLGASLGAVELVVALHRVFHSPQDSILFDVGHQAYAHKLLTGRRERMGTLRQAGGIAPFLDPRESPLDALAAGHSCTAVSAGLGMLEGKRLMGRTGHVVAVLGDGALTGGLSFEGLNNAGGSHLPLVVLLNDNQMSISANVGAIPALLRTREARAFFEGLGFTYLGPVDGHDLGALLKALREARNSSRPVVVHAMTQKGRGFPPAEADVQTRGHAMGPYEWRDGKLVRSRGGQRTFSEAFAAALDDAMAVDPRVVVVTPAMLEGSALVDLKARYPDRVHDVGIAEQHAVTFCAGLAAAGARPVCVIYSTFLQRAFDQVVHDVCLPGLPVLFAVDRAGLVGADGATHQGTYDLSSLRALPGLALMAPVVGEDLAPLLAAALAAPGPSAIRFPRGTLPGMPPELHAAGTSPVQGARWLLRAAAPRLTLVALGPLALAALEAARAEPGWSVLDPRWVSPLDEPALLEAAACGHVVVVEEGTTRGGLGSAVLELYAAQGCSPRVRLMGMPDAFIPHGDARAQRAELGLDAAGMRRAGRALLEMGR
- a CDS encoding polyprenyl synthetase family protein, with the protein product MSTFHLESFLATQQARVEALLKSRADRLEPSGTPPRLAEAMRYSLLAGGKRVRPVLCLTFADTTSQQSTSLAPVEDAACAVEYIHTYSLVHDDLPSMDNDDLRRGRPTNHKVYGEGMALLAGDALLTEAFALVGSGPEPVRGLLCGELARAAGAAGMVGGQVLDVAEDRPAHLDYLLRLHRMKTGALLRVACRMGVLGAGGNAETLARATTYGEAIGLAFQIADDILDVTATAEDMGKPVGADSAAGRFTFPAVVGLEASRKLAADKVAEAVAAVEPLEGAGGPLAALARYVVERRS